A single genomic interval of Trichosurus vulpecula isolate mTriVul1 chromosome 6, mTriVul1.pri, whole genome shotgun sequence harbors:
- the CTNND1 gene encoding catenin delta-1 isoform X2, which produces MDDSEVESTASILASVKEQEAQFEKLTRALEEERRHVSAQLERVRVSPQDANSIMANGTLTRRHQNGRFVGDADLERQKFSDLKLNGPQDHSHLLYSTIPRMQEPGPIVETYTEEDPEGAMSVVSVETSDDGTTRRTETTVKKVVKTVTTRTVQPVPMGPDGLPVDGSSVSNNYIQTLGRDFRKNGNGGPGPYVGQAGTATLPRNFHYPPDGYSRHYEDGYPSGSDNYGSLSRVTRIEERYRPSMEGYRAPSRQDVYGPQPQVRVGGSSVDLHRFHPEPYGLEDDQRSMGYDDLDYGMMPDYGTARRTGTPSDPRRRLRSYEDIIGEEVPPDQYYWAPLAQHERGSLASLDSLRKGGPPPPNWRQPELPEVIAMLGFRLDAVKSNAAAYLQHLCYRNDKVKTDVRKLKGIPVLVGLLDHPKKEVHHGACGALKNISFGRDQDNKIAIKNCDGVPALVRLLRKARDMDLTEVITGTLWNLSSHDSIKMEIVDHALHALTDEVIIPHSGWEREPNEDCKPRHIEWESVLTNTAGCLRNVSSERSEARRKLRECDGLVDALIFIVQAEIGQKDSDSKLVENCVCLLRNLSYQVHREIPQAERYQEAPPNIANNTGPHAASCFGSKKGKDEWFSRGKKPMEDPTTDTVDFPKRTSPARGYELLFQPEVVRIYISLLKESRTPAILEASAGAIQNLCAGRWTYGRYIRSALRQEKALSAIADLLTNEHERVVKAASGALRNLAVDARNKELIGKHAIPNLVKNLPSGQQGSSRNFSEDTVVSVLNTINEVIAENLEAAKKLRETQGIEKLVLINKSGNRSEKEVRAAALVLQTVWGYKELRKPLEKEGWKKSDFQVNLNNASRSQSSQPYDDSTLPLIDRNQKSDKKSDREEIQMSSMGPNTKSSDNYATLNERGDHSRTLDRSGDLGEMEPLKGTPLMQEEGQESLEEELDVLVLDDEGDQLSYPPMKI; this is translated from the exons ATGGACGACTCAGAGGTGGAGTCGACCGCCAGCATCTTGGCCTCTGTGAAGGAACAAGAGGCACAGTTTGAGAAGCTGACCCGGGCATTAGAGGAGGAGCGGCGCCACGTCTCGGCGCAACTGGAGCGTGTCCGTGTTTCGCCACAGGATGCCAACTCTATCATGGCCAACGGCACCCTCACCCGCCGGCATCAG AACGGCCGGTTTGTGGGCGATGCTGACCTTGAGAGGCAAAAATTTTCAGATTTGAAACTCAACGGACCCCAG GACCACAGTCACCTTTTGTACAGCACCATCCCCAGGATGCAAGAACCAGGGCCAATTGTGGAGACCTACACAGAAGAGGATCCTGAGGGAGCAATGTCTGTTGTTTCTGTGGAAACTTCTGATGATGGCACCACTCGCCGAACAGAGACCACA GTCAAGAAAGTAGTAAAGACCGTGACAACACGAACGGTACAGCCAGTCCCAATGGGACCAGATGGGCTTCCTGTAGATGGCTCCTCAGTTTCTAACAATTATATCCAAACCCTGGGCCGTGATTTCCGCAAGAATGGCAATGGGGGGCCTGGCCCTTATGTGGGACAGGCAGGCACTGCCACTCTCCCCAGGAACTTCCATTATCCACCAGATGGCTATAGCCGTCACTATGAGGATGGCTACCCCAGTGGCAGTGACAACTATGGTAGCCTGTCCCGGGTGACACGTATTGAGGAGCGGTACCGTCCCAGTATGGAGGGATATCGGGCTCCAAGTCGGCAAGATGTCTATGGGCCTCAACCCCAAGTTCGAGTGGGTGGAAGTAGTGTGGATCTACATCGCTTCCATCCAGAACCTTATGGATTGGAGGATGACCAGCGTAGTATGGGCTACGATGATCTGGACTATGGTATGATGCCTGATTATGGTACTGCCCGCCGCACTGGGACACCATCTGACCCCCGCCGACGTCTCAG GAGCTATGAAGATATAATTGGTGAGGAAGTACCCCCAGACCAATACTACTGGGCTCCCCTGGCTCAGCATGAAAGGGGAAGTTTAGCGAGTCTGGACAGCCTGAGAAAGGGAGGTCCTCCACCCCCCAACTGGAGGCAGCCAGAATTGCCAGAGGTGATTGCCATGCTGGGCTTCCGCCTGGATGCTGTCAAGTCCAATGCAGCCGCCTATTTGCAGCACCTGTGTTATCGTAACGATAAAGTGAAGACCGATGTGCGGAAACTTAAGGGTATCCCAGTGTTGGTGGGTCTGTTGGACCACCCCAAAAAGGAGGTACATCATGGGGCCTGTGGGGCTCTCAAGAATATCTCCTTTGGTCGTGACCAGGACAATAAGATTGCCATAAAGAATTGTGATGGTGTTCCTGCCCTTGTTCGTCTTCTGCGAAAGGCCCGTGACATGGACCTTACAGAAGTCATCACAG GGACACTTTGGAACCTCTCATCTCATGATTCTATCAAGATGGAGATTGTGGACCATGCACTGCATGCTTTGACAGATGAAGTGATCATCCCACATTCTGGCTGGGAGAGGGAACCCAATGAAGATTGTAAGCCTCGCCATATTGAATGGGAGTCAGTGCTCACCAACACAGCTGGCTGCCTCAG gAACGTCAGTTCAGAACGCAGTGAAGCCCGTCGAAAACTTCGGGAGTGCGATGGGTTGGTGGATGCCCTGATCTTCATTGTTCAGGCAGAGATTGGGCAGAAGGACTCAGACAGCAAG CTGGTGGAGAACTGTGTCTGCCTTCTACGGAACCTGTCATACCAAGTCCATCGAGAGATCCCACAGGCAGAGCGATACCAGGAAGCTCCTCCTAACATTGCCAACAACACAGGGCCTCATGCTGCCAGCTGCTTTGGGTCTAAGAAGGGCAAAG ATGAGTGGTTCTCCAGAG ggaaaaaacccaTGGAGGATCCAACTACTGACACAGTAGATTTTCCCAAAAGAACCAGTCCTGCTCGAG GCTATGAGCTTCTATTTCAGCCTGAGGTAGTCCGtatatatatttctcttcttAAGGAGAGCAGGACCCCTGCCATTTTGGAGGCCTCAGCTGGAGCCATCCAGAATTTGTGTGCTGGCCGCTGGACG TATGGCCGATATATCCGTTCAGCACTGCGCCAAGAGAAGGCACTCTCTGCCATAGCTGATCTTTTGACCAATGAGCATGAACGAGTGGTGaaagctgcttctggagctctacGGAATCTGGCTGTGGATGCACGAAATAAGGAACTAATTG GGAAGCATGCTATCCCCAACCTTGTAAAGAACCTGCCAAGTGGTCAGCAGGGCTCTTCCCGCAACTTTTCAGAGGATACCGTGGTGTCAGTTTTGAATACTATCAATGAAGTTATTGCAGAGAACTTGGAGGCTGCCAAGAAACTCCGAGAGACACAGGGCATTGAGAAGCTAGTGCTGATCAACAAGTCGGG tAATCGATCAGAGAAGGAGGTTCGGGCAGCAGCACTTGTCTTACAGACCGTCTGGGGGTACAAGGAACTTCGGAAGccgctggagaaggaaggatggaaaaaatCAGACTTTCAG GTCAATCTAAATAATGCTTCTCGGAGCCAAAGCAGCCAGCCTTATGATGATAGCACCCTCCCTCTTATTGACAGGAACcaaaaatcag ATAAAAAATCTGACCGGGAGGAAATTCAGATGAGCAGCATGGGTCCAAATACCAAATCATCAG ATAATTATGCCACATTGAATGAGAGGGGAGACCACAGTAGGACACTGGACCGATCTGGGGACCTGGGTGAAATGGAACCATTAAAAGGAACACCCTTAATG CAGGAGGAAGGGCAGGAATCACTGGAGGAAGAGTTGGATGTTTTGGTTTTGGATGATGAGGGGGACCAGTTGTCTTATCCCCCCATG AAGATTTAG
- the CTNND1 gene encoding catenin delta-1 isoform X8 — protein MQEPGPIVETYTEEDPEGAMSVVSVETSDDGTTRRTETTVKKVVKTVTTRTVQPVPMGPDGLPVDGSSVSNNYIQTLGRDFRKNGNGGPGPYVGQAGTATLPRNFHYPPDGYSRHYEDGYPSGSDNYGSLSRVTRIEERYRPSMEGYRAPSRQDVYGPQPQVRVGGSSVDLHRFHPEPYGLEDDQRSMGYDDLDYGMMPDYGTARRTGTPSDPRRRLRSYEDIIGEEVPPDQYYWAPLAQHERGSLASLDSLRKGGPPPPNWRQPELPEVIAMLGFRLDAVKSNAAAYLQHLCYRNDKVKTDVRKLKGIPVLVGLLDHPKKEVHHGACGALKNISFGRDQDNKIAIKNCDGVPALVRLLRKARDMDLTEVITGTLWNLSSHDSIKMEIVDHALHALTDEVIIPHSGWEREPNEDCKPRHIEWESVLTNTAGCLRNVSSERSEARRKLRECDGLVDALIFIVQAEIGQKDSDSKLVENCVCLLRNLSYQVHREIPQAERYQEAPPNIANNTGPHAASCFGSKKGKDEWFSRGKKPMEDPTTDTVDFPKRTSPARGYELLFQPEVVRIYISLLKESRTPAILEASAGAIQNLCAGRWTYGRYIRSALRQEKALSAIADLLTNEHERVVKAASGALRNLAVDARNKELIGKHAIPNLVKNLPSGQQGSSRNFSEDTVVSVLNTINEVIAENLEAAKKLRETQGIEKLVLINKSGNRSEKEVRAAALVLQTVWGYKELRKPLEKEGWKKSDFQVNLNNASRSQSSQPYDDSTLPLIDRNQKSDKKSDREEIQMSSMGPNTKSSDNYATLNERGDHSRTLDRSGDLGEMEPLKGTPLMQEEGQESLEEELDVLVLDDEGDQLSYPPMQKI, from the exons ATGCAAGAACCAGGGCCAATTGTGGAGACCTACACAGAAGAGGATCCTGAGGGAGCAATGTCTGTTGTTTCTGTGGAAACTTCTGATGATGGCACCACTCGCCGAACAGAGACCACA GTCAAGAAAGTAGTAAAGACCGTGACAACACGAACGGTACAGCCAGTCCCAATGGGACCAGATGGGCTTCCTGTAGATGGCTCCTCAGTTTCTAACAATTATATCCAAACCCTGGGCCGTGATTTCCGCAAGAATGGCAATGGGGGGCCTGGCCCTTATGTGGGACAGGCAGGCACTGCCACTCTCCCCAGGAACTTCCATTATCCACCAGATGGCTATAGCCGTCACTATGAGGATGGCTACCCCAGTGGCAGTGACAACTATGGTAGCCTGTCCCGGGTGACACGTATTGAGGAGCGGTACCGTCCCAGTATGGAGGGATATCGGGCTCCAAGTCGGCAAGATGTCTATGGGCCTCAACCCCAAGTTCGAGTGGGTGGAAGTAGTGTGGATCTACATCGCTTCCATCCAGAACCTTATGGATTGGAGGATGACCAGCGTAGTATGGGCTACGATGATCTGGACTATGGTATGATGCCTGATTATGGTACTGCCCGCCGCACTGGGACACCATCTGACCCCCGCCGACGTCTCAG GAGCTATGAAGATATAATTGGTGAGGAAGTACCCCCAGACCAATACTACTGGGCTCCCCTGGCTCAGCATGAAAGGGGAAGTTTAGCGAGTCTGGACAGCCTGAGAAAGGGAGGTCCTCCACCCCCCAACTGGAGGCAGCCAGAATTGCCAGAGGTGATTGCCATGCTGGGCTTCCGCCTGGATGCTGTCAAGTCCAATGCAGCCGCCTATTTGCAGCACCTGTGTTATCGTAACGATAAAGTGAAGACCGATGTGCGGAAACTTAAGGGTATCCCAGTGTTGGTGGGTCTGTTGGACCACCCCAAAAAGGAGGTACATCATGGGGCCTGTGGGGCTCTCAAGAATATCTCCTTTGGTCGTGACCAGGACAATAAGATTGCCATAAAGAATTGTGATGGTGTTCCTGCCCTTGTTCGTCTTCTGCGAAAGGCCCGTGACATGGACCTTACAGAAGTCATCACAG GGACACTTTGGAACCTCTCATCTCATGATTCTATCAAGATGGAGATTGTGGACCATGCACTGCATGCTTTGACAGATGAAGTGATCATCCCACATTCTGGCTGGGAGAGGGAACCCAATGAAGATTGTAAGCCTCGCCATATTGAATGGGAGTCAGTGCTCACCAACACAGCTGGCTGCCTCAG gAACGTCAGTTCAGAACGCAGTGAAGCCCGTCGAAAACTTCGGGAGTGCGATGGGTTGGTGGATGCCCTGATCTTCATTGTTCAGGCAGAGATTGGGCAGAAGGACTCAGACAGCAAG CTGGTGGAGAACTGTGTCTGCCTTCTACGGAACCTGTCATACCAAGTCCATCGAGAGATCCCACAGGCAGAGCGATACCAGGAAGCTCCTCCTAACATTGCCAACAACACAGGGCCTCATGCTGCCAGCTGCTTTGGGTCTAAGAAGGGCAAAG ATGAGTGGTTCTCCAGAG ggaaaaaacccaTGGAGGATCCAACTACTGACACAGTAGATTTTCCCAAAAGAACCAGTCCTGCTCGAG GCTATGAGCTTCTATTTCAGCCTGAGGTAGTCCGtatatatatttctcttcttAAGGAGAGCAGGACCCCTGCCATTTTGGAGGCCTCAGCTGGAGCCATCCAGAATTTGTGTGCTGGCCGCTGGACG TATGGCCGATATATCCGTTCAGCACTGCGCCAAGAGAAGGCACTCTCTGCCATAGCTGATCTTTTGACCAATGAGCATGAACGAGTGGTGaaagctgcttctggagctctacGGAATCTGGCTGTGGATGCACGAAATAAGGAACTAATTG GGAAGCATGCTATCCCCAACCTTGTAAAGAACCTGCCAAGTGGTCAGCAGGGCTCTTCCCGCAACTTTTCAGAGGATACCGTGGTGTCAGTTTTGAATACTATCAATGAAGTTATTGCAGAGAACTTGGAGGCTGCCAAGAAACTCCGAGAGACACAGGGCATTGAGAAGCTAGTGCTGATCAACAAGTCGGG tAATCGATCAGAGAAGGAGGTTCGGGCAGCAGCACTTGTCTTACAGACCGTCTGGGGGTACAAGGAACTTCGGAAGccgctggagaaggaaggatggaaaaaatCAGACTTTCAG GTCAATCTAAATAATGCTTCTCGGAGCCAAAGCAGCCAGCCTTATGATGATAGCACCCTCCCTCTTATTGACAGGAACcaaaaatcag ATAAAAAATCTGACCGGGAGGAAATTCAGATGAGCAGCATGGGTCCAAATACCAAATCATCAG ATAATTATGCCACATTGAATGAGAGGGGAGACCACAGTAGGACACTGGACCGATCTGGGGACCTGGGTGAAATGGAACCATTAAAAGGAACACCCTTAATG CAGGAGGAAGGGCAGGAATCACTGGAGGAAGAGTTGGATGTTTTGGTTTTGGATGATGAGGGGGACCAGTTGTCTTATCCCCCCATG CAGAAGATTTAG
- the CTNND1 gene encoding catenin delta-1 isoform X6: MDDSEVESTASILASVKEQEAQFEKLTRALEEERRHVSAQLERVRVSPQDANSIMANGTLTRRHQNGRFVGDADLERQKFSDLKLNGPQDHSHLLYSTIPRMQEPGPIVETYTEEDPEGAMSVVSVETSDDGTTRRTETTVKKVVKTVTTRTVQPVPMGPDGLPVDGSSVSNNYIQTLGRDFRKNGNGGPGPYVGQAGTATLPRNFHYPPDGYSRHYEDGYPSGSDNYGSLSRVTRIEERYRPSMEGYRAPSRQDVYGPQPQVRVGGSSVDLHRFHPEPYGLEDDQRSMGYDDLDYGMMPDYGTARRTGTPSDPRRRLRSYEDIIGEEVPPDQYYWAPLAQHERGSLASLDSLRKGGPPPPNWRQPELPEVIAMLGFRLDAVKSNAAAYLQHLCYRNDKVKTDVRKLKGIPVLVGLLDHPKKEVHHGACGALKNISFGRDQDNKIAIKNCDGVPALVRLLRKARDMDLTEVITGTLWNLSSHDSIKMEIVDHALHALTDEVIIPHSGWEREPNEDCKPRHIEWESVLTNTAGCLRNVSSERSEARRKLRECDGLVDALIFIVQAEIGQKDSDSKLVENCVCLLRNLSYQVHREIPQAERYQEAPPNIANNTGPHAASCFGSKKGKGKKPMEDPTTDTVDFPKRTSPARGYELLFQPEVVRIYISLLKESRTPAILEASAGAIQNLCAGRWTYGRYIRSALRQEKALSAIADLLTNEHERVVKAASGALRNLAVDARNKELIGKHAIPNLVKNLPSGQQGSSRNFSEDTVVSVLNTINEVIAENLEAAKKLRETQGIEKLVLINKSGNRSEKEVRAAALVLQTVWGYKELRKPLEKEGWKKSDFQVNLNNASRSQSSQPYDDSTLPLIDRNQKSDKKSDREEIQMSSMGPNTKSSDNYATLNERGDHSRTLDRSGDLGEMEPLKGTPLMQKI, from the exons ATGGACGACTCAGAGGTGGAGTCGACCGCCAGCATCTTGGCCTCTGTGAAGGAACAAGAGGCACAGTTTGAGAAGCTGACCCGGGCATTAGAGGAGGAGCGGCGCCACGTCTCGGCGCAACTGGAGCGTGTCCGTGTTTCGCCACAGGATGCCAACTCTATCATGGCCAACGGCACCCTCACCCGCCGGCATCAG AACGGCCGGTTTGTGGGCGATGCTGACCTTGAGAGGCAAAAATTTTCAGATTTGAAACTCAACGGACCCCAG GACCACAGTCACCTTTTGTACAGCACCATCCCCAGGATGCAAGAACCAGGGCCAATTGTGGAGACCTACACAGAAGAGGATCCTGAGGGAGCAATGTCTGTTGTTTCTGTGGAAACTTCTGATGATGGCACCACTCGCCGAACAGAGACCACA GTCAAGAAAGTAGTAAAGACCGTGACAACACGAACGGTACAGCCAGTCCCAATGGGACCAGATGGGCTTCCTGTAGATGGCTCCTCAGTTTCTAACAATTATATCCAAACCCTGGGCCGTGATTTCCGCAAGAATGGCAATGGGGGGCCTGGCCCTTATGTGGGACAGGCAGGCACTGCCACTCTCCCCAGGAACTTCCATTATCCACCAGATGGCTATAGCCGTCACTATGAGGATGGCTACCCCAGTGGCAGTGACAACTATGGTAGCCTGTCCCGGGTGACACGTATTGAGGAGCGGTACCGTCCCAGTATGGAGGGATATCGGGCTCCAAGTCGGCAAGATGTCTATGGGCCTCAACCCCAAGTTCGAGTGGGTGGAAGTAGTGTGGATCTACATCGCTTCCATCCAGAACCTTATGGATTGGAGGATGACCAGCGTAGTATGGGCTACGATGATCTGGACTATGGTATGATGCCTGATTATGGTACTGCCCGCCGCACTGGGACACCATCTGACCCCCGCCGACGTCTCAG GAGCTATGAAGATATAATTGGTGAGGAAGTACCCCCAGACCAATACTACTGGGCTCCCCTGGCTCAGCATGAAAGGGGAAGTTTAGCGAGTCTGGACAGCCTGAGAAAGGGAGGTCCTCCACCCCCCAACTGGAGGCAGCCAGAATTGCCAGAGGTGATTGCCATGCTGGGCTTCCGCCTGGATGCTGTCAAGTCCAATGCAGCCGCCTATTTGCAGCACCTGTGTTATCGTAACGATAAAGTGAAGACCGATGTGCGGAAACTTAAGGGTATCCCAGTGTTGGTGGGTCTGTTGGACCACCCCAAAAAGGAGGTACATCATGGGGCCTGTGGGGCTCTCAAGAATATCTCCTTTGGTCGTGACCAGGACAATAAGATTGCCATAAAGAATTGTGATGGTGTTCCTGCCCTTGTTCGTCTTCTGCGAAAGGCCCGTGACATGGACCTTACAGAAGTCATCACAG GGACACTTTGGAACCTCTCATCTCATGATTCTATCAAGATGGAGATTGTGGACCATGCACTGCATGCTTTGACAGATGAAGTGATCATCCCACATTCTGGCTGGGAGAGGGAACCCAATGAAGATTGTAAGCCTCGCCATATTGAATGGGAGTCAGTGCTCACCAACACAGCTGGCTGCCTCAG gAACGTCAGTTCAGAACGCAGTGAAGCCCGTCGAAAACTTCGGGAGTGCGATGGGTTGGTGGATGCCCTGATCTTCATTGTTCAGGCAGAGATTGGGCAGAAGGACTCAGACAGCAAG CTGGTGGAGAACTGTGTCTGCCTTCTACGGAACCTGTCATACCAAGTCCATCGAGAGATCCCACAGGCAGAGCGATACCAGGAAGCTCCTCCTAACATTGCCAACAACACAGGGCCTCATGCTGCCAGCTGCTTTGGGTCTAAGAAGGGCAAAG ggaaaaaacccaTGGAGGATCCAACTACTGACACAGTAGATTTTCCCAAAAGAACCAGTCCTGCTCGAG GCTATGAGCTTCTATTTCAGCCTGAGGTAGTCCGtatatatatttctcttcttAAGGAGAGCAGGACCCCTGCCATTTTGGAGGCCTCAGCTGGAGCCATCCAGAATTTGTGTGCTGGCCGCTGGACG TATGGCCGATATATCCGTTCAGCACTGCGCCAAGAGAAGGCACTCTCTGCCATAGCTGATCTTTTGACCAATGAGCATGAACGAGTGGTGaaagctgcttctggagctctacGGAATCTGGCTGTGGATGCACGAAATAAGGAACTAATTG GGAAGCATGCTATCCCCAACCTTGTAAAGAACCTGCCAAGTGGTCAGCAGGGCTCTTCCCGCAACTTTTCAGAGGATACCGTGGTGTCAGTTTTGAATACTATCAATGAAGTTATTGCAGAGAACTTGGAGGCTGCCAAGAAACTCCGAGAGACACAGGGCATTGAGAAGCTAGTGCTGATCAACAAGTCGGG tAATCGATCAGAGAAGGAGGTTCGGGCAGCAGCACTTGTCTTACAGACCGTCTGGGGGTACAAGGAACTTCGGAAGccgctggagaaggaaggatggaaaaaatCAGACTTTCAG GTCAATCTAAATAATGCTTCTCGGAGCCAAAGCAGCCAGCCTTATGATGATAGCACCCTCCCTCTTATTGACAGGAACcaaaaatcag ATAAAAAATCTGACCGGGAGGAAATTCAGATGAGCAGCATGGGTCCAAATACCAAATCATCAG ATAATTATGCCACATTGAATGAGAGGGGAGACCACAGTAGGACACTGGACCGATCTGGGGACCTGGGTGAAATGGAACCATTAAAAGGAACACCCTTAATG CAGAAGATTTAG